The Chitinibacter bivalviorum genomic interval GCGGGCGCCGATAAAGCAATTGTCTTCAATAATTGTTGGGCCTGCTTGCAGCGGCTCAAGTACGCCGCCGATGCCAACACCACCAGACAAGTGAACATTTTTACCAATTTGGGCGCAAGAACCGACGGTTGCCCAAGTATCAACCATGGTGCCTTCGTCCACGAAAGCGCCAATATTGACGTACGATGGCATTAGTACGACGTTTTTGCCGATGTAAGAGCCTTTGCGAGCAATTGCATTGGGTACAACGCGGAAACCGCCGGCACGGAAATCAGCTTCGGTGTAGTCGCCAAATTTACTTGGCACTTTATCAAAGAAGTTCGTGCAGCCACCATCCATAACAACGTTGTCATTGATACGGAAAGACAGCAATACCGCCTTTTTGATCCACTGATTGGTCACCCAGTCGCCATTTGTTTTTTCAGCAACGCGCAATTGGCCTTTATCCAGCGCATTAATAACTTCGTTCACAGCGTCACGCAACTCTGCTGAAACATTGCTCGGCGTGATGTCCGCACGGTTTTCAAATGCGGTTTCGATAATTGATTGCAAATTACTCATAATGACTCCTAAAGAAAACTAAGGCCCAAAATTACAGGGTTTTGCAGAAACGAACAATGCGTTCTGCGGCGATAATGCATTCATTGAGTGGCGCCACCAAGGCGATGCGCACATATCCTTTGCCAGGATTTACGCCGTGCGCTTCACGTGCCAAGTATGAGCCCGGCAAAACGGTGACGTGTTCTTGAGTGAATAGGCGACGGGCAAACTCTTCATCATCGATGGGGGTCTTTGCCCATAGGTAAAAGGCAGCATCGGGTAGAGTAACCTCAAGTACACTGGCCAATTGATTTGTCACTGCTTTAAATTTTGCGGTGTACTGTTCACGATTTTCAATGACATGGCTTTCATCACGCCAAGCCGCCGCGCTCGCAGCCATGACCATCGGACTCATAGCGCAACCATGATAGGTCCGATACAGTAAAAATTTCGCCATAATTGCGGCGTCACCAGCCACAAAGCCAGATCGCATGCCCGGTACATTGGATCGTTTTGATAGCGAAGAGAACATGACTAGACGGGTGTAATCGCGCCCTAGTTTTGCTGCCGCCTCAAGGCCACCTAAAGGCTTTTCCTCGCCAAAATAGATTTCGGAGTAGCACTCATCTGAGGCGATTACGAACCCATATCGGTCAGACAAAGCAAACAGCCGTTCCCAATCCGCTAGGGAAGCTACTGCGCCCGTTGGATTGCCAGGTGAGCAGACAAAAACCAACTGGGTGCGCGCCCAAACTTCTTCGGGGACGCTATCCCAATCGGGTTGAAAACGGTTTTCTGCTAAACAATTTACAAACCACGGCTCGGCTCCTGCCAAAAGCGCAGCACCTTCATAAATTTGGTAAAACGGATTTGGCGAGAGTACCGTGGGGCGCTCTGCGCTGGGGTCGATAACCGCTTGGGCAAATGCAAATAGTGCCTCGCGACTTCCATTGACCGGCAGCACTTCTGTAGTCGCATCGGGTGGCGCTATATTGTAACGACGTGCAATCCAGTCGCTAATGCTTTGTCGGAGATCTTCAGAGCCTAGTGTGGCGGGGTAGCTCGATAATCCAGCCAGATTGGCCATCAATGCATCTTTAACAAGCTGCGGTGCAGGATGTTTAGGCTCACCAATTGATAGATTGATGTGGTCTAGTGCCGAGTTGGGAGTTAGGTCACTAAATAACTGACGCAACTTCTGAAATGGGTAGGGGTGGAGAAGATCTAAGCGTGGCGACATGACACGTTCTAATTGGGGAAAACGGCAATTATAGCCTATGGTTCAGCTTATTGCGCTGCATGCCCGAGGAAAAATAGGCGCATGAGTGTGCGCTACGTTATCAAACTTGGCGGTTTTATCTTGCCGCCAGATCATTCCTTGAGTAATCCAGCAAAGTGCTGCATAAATTTTTGCACTTTAGGGCCGACGACGGCCATGCAGTACGGCTGAGATGGGTGCTGGTTGTAGTAATCGTGATGCTCAAGCTCTGCCGGCCAGAAGGTATCAGCGGCGCATAATTCAGTGACGATTGGCATTGGCCAGGCCAAAGATACTTTCTCAAGTATTGCTAAACTAGCTAGGCGCTGATTTTCATTGTGATAAAAAATCGCAGAGCGGTATTGCGACCCAACATCGTTGCCTTGTCGGTTTCGCGTGGTTGGATTATGGATGTCGAAAAAAACTTCCAACAACCCCTCGAACGAAATGATTGAGGTGTCATATTCGATTTGTACTGCCTCAGCGTGCCCGGTATTGCCATCACAGACTTGACGATACTGAGGGTGTCTGATGTGCCCGCCTATATAGCCAGAGGTCACCTTTTTTACGCCACGTACGCGCTGAAAAATAGCCTCAAGACACCAAAAACACCCGCCAGCCAATGTAGCTATCTCGGTCATATGCATCCTTTATTGGCGTGCGCCACGCAAATTGCTTGGAAAATCGGCATTGAAATTGCTGCGAAATGGGTTGATGTCCAATCCACCGCGACGAGTGTAGCGAGCGTAAACCGCCAGTTTCATTGGTTGGCATGCTCGCATTAAGTCAACAAAAATACGCTCTACGCATTGCTCGTGAAACTCATTGTGATTGCGAAAAGAAATCAGATAACGTAAGAGACTTTCCCGATTAATCGGTTTGCCAACATATTGAATTTGCACGCTGGCCCAGTCAGGTTGGCCTGTCACTAGGCAATTTGATTTCAGCAAATTTGAAGTGAGGGTTTCAGTTGTAGTGCCGTCGGACTCATCGCAATGCAATAATTGCGGCTGTGGGGAATATTCATCCACTTCTATATCTAAGTTGTCGATGCAAAACCCTTTTAGCTCTCCAAAACGCAGTTGCTCAAATTGATCCGGTAAATTCACTTTGACCTGCACCGATGCATTTACTGCGTGACCAATATCGCGCCGCAAAATATCTGTGAGTTGCTCTACGCTATCGAGCTTGGTTTGATTGAAGCTATTTAGGTAGAGCTTGAAAGACTTTGACTCGATAATGTTGTCGCTATCGGCTGGGATTTGAAAAGTCACCAGCGCAATTTGTGGTTTGCCACGAGCGTTGAGCCAAGAGACTTCGTAGGCATTCCAGATGTCCAAGCCCATAAATGGCAAAACCCCATCAATGCCGATCTCTTCGCGCTTGACTTGGCGGGGAATGGGAAATAACAGGCTTGGATCATACTCAGTGATGTATGAAACGGTTTTTCCAAGTGGGGAAGCGGCTACATCTGACACGGGGTGACCTTTGGTGCTTAATATTAGTTGATTAGATTTTACCGTCGAGGGCTTAATTTTGCTGCGGCTTTTTCCCTAATGACTTTGGGAATGACTCGATTAATAGCGTCGCTAGCGATATTTGCGCATCAAACCAACCATCACGCCGTAGATTTCTAAGCTCTCGCTAGGGCGGATAATCGAAAAATCCGGATTGTGCGGGATCAAAAAATACCCCTGATTGTCACGCCCCAACTCTTTTAGGGTGTACTCGCCATCAACGATTGCAACCACCAGGTCGCCGACGTGTGCCGCATGACGCTTCTCGACGACCGCGAGGTCACCATCGTAAATTCCAGCATTCATCATGGAATCGCCACGCACTTTAATAATGATCGAGGTTGAAGGGCGTGGCATGAGATATTCATCGAGCGAAATAGATTCGCTCATGGCGTCATTGGCCGCAGCTGGCATACCTGCGGGAACATTAAAGTCAGCCAATTCACGCTCAAAAAAGCGCTTGGTGGGCGCCAGGCGCTTATCAGGCGTCATTTCAATATACCCTGCCAGGGTAAGTCGCTTTACGAGCGCAGATACCGCCGATTTTGAGGCCATACCCAGCAGTTCACCAATAACGGCGTAAGAAGGGATGCTGCGATAGTCGGTGTAGTAATCTTGCAGCTTGCCTAGATATTCATGGTCACGATTTGGGTTGGCCATGGTTAACCTCGTTGAACATTCGTTCTGTAAGCGTATTGAACGATCGTTCCCTTGTCAAGCAAAACGCAATGCTGATTCGCTGTCTGGTAAAATGCCTATTTGCTTGTATCTGGAAGCTGTCGTGAGAATTCTCTTGGCCCCTATGGAGGGGCTTCTTGATTGTGTTTTGCGGGACGTGATTACCCGCGCCGGTGGCATCGATTTATGCGTGACTGAATTCATCCGCGTGAGTGGCACATTACTACCCAATCGCACCTTTGAACGGATCGCCCCCGAAATTCTCACCGATAGCAAAACGGCGACAGGTGTGCCAGTTCGCGTCCAGCTATTGGGTTCGGATGCTGTGTGCCTTGCAGAAAATGCCGCTCGCCTTGCAACGTTTAATCCGCACGGCATCGATCTCAATTTTGGCTGCCCCGCAAAAACGGTTAACCGTCATCGCGGCGGCGCGGTACTCCTCAAAGAGCCAGAGCTCATTTATCAAATTGTGAAAGCGGTTCGTGATGCGGTGCCGACTCATATCCCCGTGACCGCAAAAATGCGCCTTGGTTACGAAGATACTTCGCCTGCCATTGCTTGTGCTCAAGCAATCGAAGCGGCAGGTGCTGCGGAGGTCGTGGTGCATGCGCGAACGAAAACCGATGGCTATAAGCCGCCTGCATACTGGGAATGGATTGCTCTGATTAAAGAGAATGTTAAGTTTAATGTCGTGGCCAATGGCGAAATTTGGACGGTCGAAGAATTTAATCGTTGCCGTGAAATTTCCAATTGCGACGATATTATGCTTGGACGCGGTATTGTTTCAAATCCTGGCTTGGCACTAGAGGCCAAAACGGGTCAGAAACTTTCATGGGAAGAGATGGCACCATTATTTGTGGTTTTCTGGCAGCAAGTAATGATTCATTGCTATCCAAAATATCAGGCGGGCAGGCTCAAACAATGGCTAAATTATTTGCGCCGTCATTACCCCGAGGCGGGTGAATTGTTCCAACAAATTCGTACTATAAACACTGCAGAAGAGATCGAGGCCGGCTTCCCGACCTTGGTACTCGGGCATGAAAAATAATGCGAATGGCTCGTTGATTAAATCTCATTAAAATCGGCAGGTATATCTACTGGCGCCTTGTTAAATAGCGATTGCATAGATATACCCGCCTTTAAGTTGGTAATGACGATAGGATTTGCTCCATGCCTTGTGCCTGTGTTAATCCACGCGATTCACAATAGCGCTTAAATCGGCGATGCAAGCTGGCGTCGATTTCCACCGAAAGTGCTTTAGGTAGCCGCTGCTGGTGATCTTGCGTGGCGCGGGTAAGCTGTAACGCACGCGAGCGGCGCTTACGTTCAGCCATCGTCATCGCCTTGCTGGCAAGCGCGGGGCGGCCGCGAGGGCGCTTTGCTGGCTCTTTATCACTCATGTCGATAATTACTCACAAAATTGCCGAGCTTTAGCTCGATGATGCTGCGCTGATTGATTGGTTACTTTAAATGATGATTTTCAAGTTCATCTAGTCATTGTCAGCGCGTGCTCGCGCCACAAGATGAATGGTGACTTGTCACAATTAAAGATTATCTCGCCATACAGTCAGCACTGCAAACCTTAATCCATCACAACATCGCTTTGATGACGATGAATTTGGTGTTTTGCGCTATGCATTCCACTCGTTTGAACCATTTTTTCAAATCGCGCTGATATTCCAAATGCCGATTAGCGACGATCCAAAGCTCACTCGTACTAGTCATGCATTGTTTGGCTTGCGCAAACATGCTGAGCGCAATGTCAGTCATAACGGTGGTTTGCTGATGAAATGGAGGGTTGATCAGAATAAGATCAAATTGCTCGGCGATATCGGCTAATCCGTCATGATGGGTGATGCTGACTTTCTGATTGGGGAAATTGGCTTGAAAGCTTAGTTTCGCCGATTGAATGGCGGCCAAAGATTCGTCATACAGGAAAAGCTCAGAATCTGGATGCATGTTGCAATACGCTAAGGACAGCAGACCATTACCGCAGCCAACATCTGCAACGCGTTTGGCCTTGGGTAATAGCGTGAAATTTTCGATAAAAAAACGCGAGCCGATATCGATTTTTTGCTCGGCAAACACGCCCGCGCAATTGATTAGCTTTAGATTAAGTTCGGGAACAGGTACTTCGATTGGGCTTTGAGCAAAAATCTGCGGCGATAAAACTACCTGATAAAGCCGTGCTTTTCGCTGTGTTGGCAAGTACTCTACAGCGCCGCACATGGCTTTCAGTACATCCAAATGCCCATTGCTGACATGCTTTTGCATGCCCGAGAAGAAAAGTTTGAGCGGACGCTTGAGACTACCCGCTAATAGTTGTAACTGAGCCTGCAGCAATGAAATAGACTTGGGTAGCTTGACTAAGGCATATGTAATATCTTGCCCCTTGTACATGATTGGAGCCGCTTCATTCTCTATATTGAGCTCGATCGCTTTTAGTGAGCACCATGAATCATTGAGGTGGTATATACCGGCTGCTGCATGGTGTTTTGCTGCCAAATGCAAGGCGCCAAACCCGTCATTCACCAATAGCACAGGCTCGTTTGGCAAAATCATCTGTGCAAGATATTCGTCCGCAGCATCCCATGCACGCAGCTCTTTGGCGTGCTTACTGGGATAGCGATTTAATTTGTGTGCCGCAAAGTCAATTGAATCTGGCATTGTTTAGATAGCGCAGTGCTTATGGTGTGAGTGAATCGACAGATTTTAACAGTACGGCGGGTGTAGCTAAGGACTAAATTGCCGACCTTGCTAAATTTATTCAAGAGCGTGATTTATCTAGCTGCATTGCGGTCTGCAAGACAAAAAGGAGGCGGGGTTTGGGATGTATCAAGTGACCGATGCACGAAAAAAAGTGTAAAATGTGATTGTCACAAAAACCGCATCAGCTATGGCCAAGCATCCTCAAGACTTTCTCACCCTACCTTTAATCCCTGAACCCAAAAAGCGCGGACGGCCCATCTCAGGGAAAGCACTCACCGCCGCACAACGCAAAGCGAATGAACGCAAGCGCAAAGGCTTAAATGGCATAGTTAGCTTTGAATTTAGTCAGGCAGAATTAGCTCGCCTCATCGTGGCTTTAAACGAATGCGCCCCTGAATTTCATGACAAAGAACTACTTGATAAACTAAAGACGAAACTAAAGCAAAGCTCGAAAGAGGGCGTTACTGTCATTAGATGACAGTGCTCGAGAGCTGGGGGCCAGAAGTCAAAGCTCGACTTGATTTGCTAGATTTCACCCCTTTTTTGTTAGCGCATCAATGAGTCTGACGTAACTCACATTCTGCGGCTGCTGACATGGATGTCAGACTCACTTAAATTATTCTTTTGTTGCACTCATTTACTGCCTATATTTCATAACAACCGCGCCAAATAATTTTGGTACAAGACATTGAAAGCAAGACGAATAGTGCTTGCATATGTTGATTGCTGCGACGTTGTTGATGACTTCCAATCAGCTGGTCGCAGGGCATGCGACGAGAGCAAAGATGACTGCTACATTGGAAACCATATTAAATCGAGCGGCCAAGTCTGGGGTTGGAATTCAAGCCTCTTTATTTGCTATTTTAATACTGATAGTTCCAATACTCGCTATTGCTATATTTGCAATTTATCAGCCACAGATTGAAAAAAATGCATTTGTAAATTTGACGGAAATAGCTCGACTAAAATCCTCCCAGATTGAAACTTGGCTTGGTAGAATACAAGCAGATGGTGCTCTATTAAGTAGTGACCCTAAAATAGTCTCCCAAATTAACGCTATTTTTTCAGGCAAAGAGAGCGCAAATAAGCCTGGCTATGCTCAAGTATTATTTGAGCGAATGCGTTCGACATATGGTTAACATGGCATTTGCCTAATCACCCCCGAAGCTAAACAACTACAATCGAGTGGTGATTGCTCGTTAGATGATGCAGTGCTTCACAATGCATTGCAAACCACTAAATTTAGCAATAAAAACAATTACAATTTCTACCTATACCGAGACAAGACAAACGACATACATATAGACTGGTTGCTACCATTAGGTTTTCCCACTCTCAAAAAAAATGAAGTCCAATATACAGAAAACAAAAAGGCACCGCCATTAGCCATCGTAATTCTTCGTATGAATATTTCAGAGTTGCTTTACCCGCAGATTAGTAAATGGCCTAACTCAAGTAAATCAGGGGAGCTGATTTTAGTTAGACGACAGGGCGATAAAGTTGAATTTATTAATGATGTTCGTGATAGCAAACATTCAGCCCTCAGCTTCAAGCTCCCATTAAATCCCACGTCACCTGCAGCTGCAGCGGTATTGTCTTCAAGTACTGGAACTCTTTTAGGTAAAGATTATCGCGGCATCCAAGTGCTTGCCGCATTTAGCCCTGTTGCAAATACTGACTGGCATGTCGTAGTACAAGAAGATCAAGCGGAAGTAATGGAGTCTTTATTTCAATTAATTTTATGGGTTGTAGCAGTAACGTTGCTGGCAGTGATTTTTTTTGGATTGATTTTATGGGCATATTGGAAGCAGCGTACTCAGTTGCTTCATGCGAATGAGATCGCTAGGCAAGCCATAATCGAAAAGAAACTCATTCAGTCTTCTGAGCGCTTTTTTTCAAGTTTTGAACTTAATCCAATTGCGGGGATTATTGCGAAAGCCGAGAGCGGACGCCTTGTTATGGCCAATGTGAATTTTACTCGCGACTTCGGTTGGGAGAAAGAGGATTTGATTGGCAAAATAACCCTTGAAATCGGTTTTTGGCATAACGCTGAGCGTAGGGGGGAATATGTAGACAGCCTTTTAAGCAAAGAACGGTTAATCGACTTCAAAACTCAGATCAAGAAAAAAGATGGATCAATTAGCCAGGTTCGGATTTCTTCAGGCCTAATCGAACTAGATGGGGAGCAATGCATCCTCACGTTTGTTACTGACATTACGCAAAGTGAAATTGCAGCCGCTAAAATTATCGCGGCAGAAGCGTTTGGTCGGGACGTGCTCGATTCGAGTAGTGCTCACATAGCTGTGGTGAATAATGATGGGATCATCATCGCAGCAAATCGTCGTTGGCAAACTTTTTCAGAAGAGAACTCATCTATTCTTGATGAGCCCGCACCGGCAACAGGAATCGGCACCAACTACCTTGAAATTTGTGAGGGTGCAACAGGCAATGAATCGTCTGATGCACACACTGCGAAGCAAGGTATTGAAGGGGTACTCACAAAACACCTCCCATATTTTGAAATGGAATATCCGTGCCATTCCCCCACTGAGCAGCGTTGGTTTTCCATGTACGTTTCCCCACTGCATCGGGAGGAAGGTGGGGCGGTCATTTCGCATATCAACATCACTACGCGAAAATTGGCAGAATTACAATTGAGCAAGGTTTCGCTTGCCGTGGAACAAAGCACATCCACGGTGGTAATAACCGACATTCATGCAAATATAGAATATGTTAATGATGCGTTTGTACTCGCAACAGGCTATCGACGTGAGGAAGTGATTGGGCAAAATCCACGCATCTTGAAGTCTGGCGATACCCCTGCCGAGACATACACTCAGATGTGGTCTGAATTGGCGCAAGGTCACCCGTGGTCTGGGGAGTTCCATAACAAAAGAAAAGATGGTGTTATTTCGATAGAGTCAGCTCACATCACTCCGCTGCGAAACAGTCACGGAGAAGTAACTCACTACGTTGCGGTCAAAGAAGACATCACAGAAAAACGTCAAATGGCCGAAGAGCTTGATCGGTATAGGTGCGAACTTGAATTGCTAGTCAAGCAAAGAACGCACCAGCTTAATGAGGCATTGGAATCCCTACATTATAGCGAAGAGAGACTCGGGTTTGCGCTTGCAGCGACCAATGATGGACTCTGGGATTGGGATGTCCCGAGTGGCAAGGTCGTTTGTAATGAAGCTTACTACACTATGTTGGGCTATACCCATGAAGAATTGGGAGATGACGTTACTAATGTATGGATTAATTTACTTCCAGAGAATTCACGTAATGAAACAGTGAAACAGGTCATGCTATTGCTTGAGCAACAGGAAGGTTATGCAATTGAGTTTCAGATGAAAAATAAACTCGGAGAAACCAAATGGATTTTAAGCCGTGCAAAACTAACCAAACGAGATTCATTTGGAAAGCCTGAGAGGGTCGTCGGAACGCATACAGATTTGACTGAGCATAAACAATTAGAGTTAGCGCTGAGAAATGCCAAAGACGCCGCTGATGCGGCAAACATGTCAAAGAGTGCTTTTTTGGCCAATATGAGTCATGAAATCCGCACACCAATGAATGCAATTTTGGGAATGACATATTTATTGCATCGCGATGAACGCAACCCAACACAATTAGAACGACTCAAGCGTATAGAGGAGGCAACACAACATTTGCTCTCATTGATTAATGACATTCTCGATCTATCTAAAATAGAAGCCAATCACTTGCAGCTTGAATGCATCGACTTCCATCTTGGGATGTTGTTTGATCATGTCACATCAATGATGAGTGAAGCCGCCCGAAAAAAGGGGTTGATTTTCCGTTCCACACTGGGCAACACCCCCCTTTGGTTACATGGTGATCCAACTCGACTTCGTCAGTCTTTG includes:
- the dapD gene encoding 2,3,4,5-tetrahydropyridine-2,6-dicarboxylate N-succinyltransferase, which translates into the protein MSNLQSIIETAFENRADITPSNVSAELRDAVNEVINALDKGQLRVAEKTNGDWVTNQWIKKAVLLSFRINDNVVMDGGCTNFFDKVPSKFGDYTEADFRAGGFRVVPNAIARKGSYIGKNVVLMPSYVNIGAFVDEGTMVDTWATVGSCAQIGKNVHLSGGVGIGGVLEPLQAGPTIIEDNCFIGARSEVVEGVIVEEGSVISMGVYIGQSTRIYDRETGEVTYGRIPAGSVVVSGNLPSADGKYSLYCAVIVKKVDAKTRSKVGINELLRGI
- the dapC gene encoding succinyldiaminopimelate transaminase, with the translated sequence MSPRLDLLHPYPFQKLRQLFSDLTPNSALDHINLSIGEPKHPAPQLVKDALMANLAGLSSYPATLGSEDLRQSISDWIARRYNIAPPDATTEVLPVNGSREALFAFAQAVIDPSAERPTVLSPNPFYQIYEGAALLAGAEPWFVNCLAENRFQPDWDSVPEEVWARTQLVFVCSPGNPTGAVASLADWERLFALSDRYGFVIASDECYSEIYFGEEKPLGGLEAAAKLGRDYTRLVMFSSLSKRSNVPGMRSGFVAGDAAIMAKFLLYRTYHGCAMSPMVMAASAAAWRDESHVIENREQYTAKFKAVTNQLASVLEVTLPDAAFYLWAKTPIDDEEFARRLFTQEHVTVLPGSYLAREAHGVNPGKGYVRIALVAPLNECIIAAERIVRFCKTL
- the msrA gene encoding peptide-methionine (S)-S-oxide reductase MsrA, with amino-acid sequence MTEIATLAGGCFWCLEAIFQRVRGVKKVTSGYIGGHIRHPQYRQVCDGNTGHAEAVQIEYDTSIISFEGLLEVFFDIHNPTTRNRQGNDVGSQYRSAIFYHNENQRLASLAILEKVSLAWPMPIVTELCAADTFWPAELEHHDYYNQHPSQPYCMAVVGPKVQKFMQHFAGLLKE
- the queF gene encoding NADPH-dependent 7-cyano-7-deazaguanine reductase QueF (Catalyzes the NADPH-dependent reduction of 7-cyano-7-deazaguanine (preQ0) to 7-aminomethyl-7-deazaguanine (preQ1) in queuosine biosynthesis), with amino-acid sequence MSDVAASPLGKTVSYITEYDPSLLFPIPRQVKREEIGIDGVLPFMGLDIWNAYEVSWLNARGKPQIALVTFQIPADSDNIIESKSFKLYLNSFNQTKLDSVEQLTDILRRDIGHAVNASVQVKVNLPDQFEQLRFGELKGFCIDNLDIEVDEYSPQPQLLHCDESDGTTTETLTSNLLKSNCLVTGQPDWASVQIQYVGKPINRESLLRYLISFRNHNEFHEQCVERIFVDLMRACQPMKLAVYARYTRRGGLDINPFRSNFNADFPSNLRGARQ
- a CDS encoding LexA family protein, coding for MANPNRDHEYLGKLQDYYTDYRSIPSYAVIGELLGMASKSAVSALVKRLTLAGYIEMTPDKRLAPTKRFFERELADFNVPAGMPAAANDAMSESISLDEYLMPRPSTSIIIKVRGDSMMNAGIYDGDLAVVEKRHAAHVGDLVVAIVDGEYTLKELGRDNQGYFLIPHNPDFSIIRPSESLEIYGVMVGLMRKYR
- a CDS encoding tRNA dihydrouridine synthase yields the protein MRILLAPMEGLLDCVLRDVITRAGGIDLCVTEFIRVSGTLLPNRTFERIAPEILTDSKTATGVPVRVQLLGSDAVCLAENAARLATFNPHGIDLNFGCPAKTVNRHRGGAVLLKEPELIYQIVKAVRDAVPTHIPVTAKMRLGYEDTSPAIACAQAIEAAGAAEVVVHARTKTDGYKPPAYWEWIALIKENVKFNVVANGEIWTVEEFNRCREISNCDDIMLGRGIVSNPGLALEAKTGQKLSWEEMAPLFVVFWQQVMIHCYPKYQAGRLKQWLNYLRRHYPEAGELFQQIRTINTAEEIEAGFPTLVLGHEK
- a CDS encoding RepB family protein; protein product: MAERKRRSRALQLTRATQDHQQRLPKALSVEIDASLHRRFKRYCESRGLTQAQGMEQILSSLPT
- a CDS encoding class I SAM-dependent methyltransferase; its protein translation is MPDSIDFAAHKLNRYPSKHAKELRAWDAADEYLAQMILPNEPVLLVNDGFGALHLAAKHHAAAGIYHLNDSWCSLKAIELNIENEAAPIMYKGQDITYALVKLPKSISLLQAQLQLLAGSLKRPLKLFFSGMQKHVSNGHLDVLKAMCGAVEYLPTQRKARLYQVVLSPQIFAQSPIEVPVPELNLKLINCAGVFAEQKIDIGSRFFIENFTLLPKAKRVADVGCGNGLLSLAYCNMHPDSELFLYDESLAAIQSAKLSFQANFPNQKVSITHHDGLADIAEQFDLILINPPFHQQTTVMTDIALSMFAQAKQCMTSTSELWIVANRHLEYQRDLKKWFKRVECIAQNTKFIVIKAML
- a CDS encoding PAS domain S-box protein, giving the protein MLHNALQTTKFSNKNNYNFYLYRDKTNDIHIDWLLPLGFPTLKKNEVQYTENKKAPPLAIVILRMNISELLYPQISKWPNSSKSGELILVRRQGDKVEFINDVRDSKHSALSFKLPLNPTSPAAAAVLSSSTGTLLGKDYRGIQVLAAFSPVANTDWHVVVQEDQAEVMESLFQLILWVVAVTLLAVIFFGLILWAYWKQRTQLLHANEIARQAIIEKKLIQSSERFFSSFELNPIAGIIAKAESGRLVMANVNFTRDFGWEKEDLIGKITLEIGFWHNAERRGEYVDSLLSKERLIDFKTQIKKKDGSISQVRISSGLIELDGEQCILTFVTDITQSEIAAAKIIAAEAFGRDVLDSSSAHIAVVNNDGIIIAANRRWQTFSEENSSILDEPAPATGIGTNYLEICEGATGNESSDAHTAKQGIEGVLTKHLPYFEMEYPCHSPTEQRWFSMYVSPLHREEGGAVISHINITTRKLAELQLSKVSLAVEQSTSTVVITDIHANIEYVNDAFVLATGYRREEVIGQNPRILKSGDTPAETYTQMWSELAQGHPWSGEFHNKRKDGVISIESAHITPLRNSHGEVTHYVAVKEDITEKRQMAEELDRYRCELELLVKQRTHQLNEALESLHYSEERLGFALAATNDGLWDWDVPSGKVVCNEAYYTMLGYTHEELGDDVTNVWINLLPENSRNETVKQVMLLLEQQEGYAIEFQMKNKLGETKWILSRAKLTKRDSFGKPERVVGTHTDLTEHKQLELALRNAKDAADAANMSKSAFLANMSHEIRTPMNAILGMTYLLHRDERNPTQLERLKRIEEATQHLLSLINDILDLSKIEANHLQLECIDFHLGMLFDHVTSMMSEAARKKGLIFRSTLGNTPLWLHGDPTRLRQSLINYLSNAIKFTPSGQIELRVGVVSETESGLLLRFEVEDSGEGISEEQQAKLFHAFEQADVSTTRKYGGTGLGLAITRRLARLMGGDAGVFSVQGKGSTFWFTALLARAQEGASDGNKQANPFATIVGETSLNQFSGTRILLADDVDVNRELVISLLEGTGLVIDTAKDGKDAVNKASSHSYAIVLMDMQMPEMDGLEATRIILKQLQPTKPIIIAMTANAFGEDRRACEEAGMVDFLSKPIEPEQLFQTLAFWLAKITPQHALLRGFEETKSPLLAASSNAATFNASEVTTSPVVDEFSGLDLNQGIALWDGKVASYQKFLVKFAHSYSDAAQKLSQALSQNDLQSINALAHKLKGAAATLALTDVTRLASEIELLTKRVTVADEPSEITQLLLKLDGALITAIDSITRYAHSDNQVKSSNPTIALEPEQRAIVSSMLIALLKALDTDNPDEAETELAKMEQYISPDRLLNVQTALEDFDFRAAENATRQLAMALSLTLES